One Rattus norvegicus strain BN/NHsdMcwi chromosome 18, GRCr8, whole genome shotgun sequence DNA segment encodes these proteins:
- the Mbd1 gene encoding methyl-CpG-binding domain protein 1 isoform X7: MAEAWQDCPALGPGWKRREAFRKSGASCGRSDIYYRSPTGEKIRSKIELTRYLGPACDLTLFDFRQGILCHPVPKTHPLAVPSKKKKKTSKPAKAKKQQVGPQRSEVRKETPREGNKVAPATALLPVTASAPAPVPVPVSAPAPAPAPLCCENCGIHLSWDGIKRERRRTLCKDCRAQRIAFNREQRMFKRVGCGECTACLVKEDCGVCSICCLQLPNDVASGLFCKCEQRRCLRIVEKGKYDHSKRGPRVASRRHSRAPPLPPHAASQHPEPTELHISDQTPTAPAEFVYDCVEEDELPYTNQRQNRKCGACAACLRRMDCGHCDFCCDKPKFGGSNQKRQKCRWRQCLQFAMKRLLPSIGPGSEEEARLLPHHTHQKRSASTRQLQLSSPLKAPLAVVTTPPGPVQDSGKRQAGSGFVLPQPDTDLVYLQEGTSSLMQVPGPAAASTENPAQETQGSAPGWVVALPQVKQEKADAPEEWTAVTTFLTSSTVQPGFLSKASGLDPPPVKREPPGPEEDGEENKEDDVSESAPAEEIGGIGTPVITEIFSLGGTRLRDAEAWLPRLHKLLAVNENEYFTELQLKEEIL, translated from the exons CGGAG CCCCACAGGAGAAAAGATCCGAAGCAAAATTGAGCTGACTCGATACCTGGGCCCTGCATGCGATCTTACCCTGTTTGACTTCAGACAAGGCATCTTATGCCACCCAGTTCCCAAG ACCCATCCCTTGGCTGTCCCcagcaagaagaaaaagaagacttcTAAACCAGCCAAGGCTAAGAAACAGCAGGTTGGGCCACAGAGAAGTGAGGTCAGGAAAGAGACTCCACGGGAAGGAAATAAGGTCGCTCCTGCCACAGCTTTATTACCTGTGACTGCGTCTGCGCCTgcacctgtgcctgtgcctgtgtctgcacCTGCGCCTGCACCTGCACCTTT GTGCTGTGAGAATTGTGGAATCCACCTGTCATGGGATGGTATCAAAAGGGAGAGACGCAGGACATTGTGCAAAGACTGCCGAG CACAGAGAATTGCCTTCAACCGAGAACAGCGAATGTTTAAG CGAGTTGGCTGTGGGGAGTGCACAGCTTGCCTGGTGAAAGAAGACTGCGGGGTGTGCTCCATCTGCTGCCTGCAGCTGCCCAACGATGTGGCCTCAGGGCTCTTCTGCAAGTGTGAGCAGAGACGCTGCCTGCGGATTGTGGAGAAG GGTAAATATGATCATAGTAAGAGAGGCCCGAGGGTAGCTTCTCGACGTCACTCCCGAGCCCCGCCACTTCCTCCACACGCTGCGTCACAGCATCCAGAGCCCACAGAACTG CACATCAGCGACCAAACGCCCACAGCACCTGCTGAGTTCGTCTATGACTGTGTAGAGGAGGACGAGCTA CCCTATACGAACCAGCGGCAGAACCGCAAGTGTGGGGCCTGTGCAGCCTGCCTACGGCGGATGGACTGTGGCCACTGCGACTTCTGCTGTGACAAGCCCAAATtcgggggcagcaaccagaagcGCCAGAAGTGTCGTTGGCGCCAGTGCCTGCAGTTTGCCATG AAGCGGCTGCTGCCCAGTATTGGGCCAGGGTCTGAGGAGGAAGCAAGATTGCTTCCACATCATACCCACCAAAAGAGGTCTGCTTCTACTCGACAGCTGCAACTGAGCTCTCCCTTAAAGGCTCCTTTGGCTGTGGTCACAACCCCACCGGGCCCTGTCCAAGATTCAGGGAAGCGGCAAGCAGGTAGTGGCTTTGTACTGCCCCAACCTGACACAGACCTTGTGTATTTACAAGAGGGTACCAGCAGTCTCATGCAGGTGCCTGGCCCTGCTGCAGCTTCCACAGAAAACCCAGCACAG GAGACCCAGGGCTCTGCCCCAGGTTGGGTTGTGGCCTTGCCCCAGGTGAAGCAAGAGAAGGCGGATGCCCCAGAGGAGTGGACAGCAGTCACAACCTTCCTGACTTCTTCCACGGTGCAGCCTGGCTTCCTTAGCAAG GCGTCAGGCCTGGACCCTCCACCTGTGAAACGAGAGCCCCCTGGCCCTGAGGAGGAtggagaagagaacaaagaagaTGATGTCTCTGAATCAGCTCCAGCAGAAGAGATAGGAGGGATTGGCACCCCAGTG ATCACGGAGATTTTCAGCCTGGGTGGAACCCGCCTCCGGGATGCAGAAGCCTGGTTGCCAAG gCTACATAAACTGTTAGCAGTAAATGAAAATGAGTATTTTACTGAGCTGCAGTTGAAAGAAGAAATATTGTAG
- the Mbd1 gene encoding methyl-CpG-binding domain protein 1 isoform X1, whose product MAEAWQDCPALGPGWKRREAFRKSGASCGRSDIYYRSPTGEKIRSKIELTRYLGPACDLTLFDFRQGILCHPVPKTHPLAVPSKKKKKTSKPAKAKKQQVGPQRSEVRKETPREGNKVAPATALLPVTASAPAPVPVPVSAPAPAPAPLCCENCGIHLSWDGIKRERRRTLCKDCRAQRIAFNREQRMFKRVGCGECTACLVKEDCGVCSICCLQLPNDVASGLFCKCEQRRCLRIVEKNRGCGVCRGCQTQEDCGHCRICLRFPRPGLKRQWRCLQRRCFWGKYDHSKRGPRVASRRHSRAPPLPPHAASQHPEPTELHISDQTPTAPAEFVYDCVEEDELQPYTNQRQNRKCGACAACLRRMDCGHCDFCCDKPKFGGSNQKRQKCRWRQCLQFAMKRLLPSIGPGSEEEARLLPHHTHQKRSASTRQLQLSSPLKAPLAVVTTPPGPVQDSGKRQAGSGFVLPQPDTDLVYLQEGTSSLMQVPGPAAASTENPAQETQGSAPGWVVALPQVKQEKADAPEEWTAVTTFLTSSTVQPGFLSKASGLDPPPVKREPPGPEEDGEENKEDDVSESAPAEEIGGIGTPVITEIFSLGGTRLRDAEAWLPRLHKLLAVNENEYFTELQLKEEIL is encoded by the exons CGGAG CCCCACAGGAGAAAAGATCCGAAGCAAAATTGAGCTGACTCGATACCTGGGCCCTGCATGCGATCTTACCCTGTTTGACTTCAGACAAGGCATCTTATGCCACCCAGTTCCCAAG ACCCATCCCTTGGCTGTCCCcagcaagaagaaaaagaagacttcTAAACCAGCCAAGGCTAAGAAACAGCAGGTTGGGCCACAGAGAAGTGAGGTCAGGAAAGAGACTCCACGGGAAGGAAATAAGGTCGCTCCTGCCACAGCTTTATTACCTGTGACTGCGTCTGCGCCTgcacctgtgcctgtgcctgtgtctgcacCTGCGCCTGCACCTGCACCTTT GTGCTGTGAGAATTGTGGAATCCACCTGTCATGGGATGGTATCAAAAGGGAGAGACGCAGGACATTGTGCAAAGACTGCCGAG CACAGAGAATTGCCTTCAACCGAGAACAGCGAATGTTTAAG CGAGTTGGCTGTGGGGAGTGCACAGCTTGCCTGGTGAAAGAAGACTGCGGGGTGTGCTCCATCTGCTGCCTGCAGCTGCCCAACGATGTGGCCTCAGGGCTCTTCTGCAAGTGTGAGCAGAGACGCTGCCTGCGGATTGTGGAGAAG AACCGAGGGTGTGGTGTGTGTCGGGGTTGTCAGACCCAAGAGGACTGTGGCCATTGCCGCATCTGCCTTCGCTTTCCCCGCCCTGGTCTCAAGCGCCAGTGGAGGTGTTTGCAACGGCGCTGTTTTTGG GGTAAATATGATCATAGTAAGAGAGGCCCGAGGGTAGCTTCTCGACGTCACTCCCGAGCCCCGCCACTTCCTCCACACGCTGCGTCACAGCATCCAGAGCCCACAGAACTG CACATCAGCGACCAAACGCCCACAGCACCTGCTGAGTTCGTCTATGACTGTGTAGAGGAGGACGAGCTA CAGCCCTATACGAACCAGCGGCAGAACCGCAAGTGTGGGGCCTGTGCAGCCTGCCTACGGCGGATGGACTGTGGCCACTGCGACTTCTGCTGTGACAAGCCCAAATtcgggggcagcaaccagaagcGCCAGAAGTGTCGTTGGCGCCAGTGCCTGCAGTTTGCCATG AAGCGGCTGCTGCCCAGTATTGGGCCAGGGTCTGAGGAGGAAGCAAGATTGCTTCCACATCATACCCACCAAAAGAGGTCTGCTTCTACTCGACAGCTGCAACTGAGCTCTCCCTTAAAGGCTCCTTTGGCTGTGGTCACAACCCCACCGGGCCCTGTCCAAGATTCAGGGAAGCGGCAAGCAGGTAGTGGCTTTGTACTGCCCCAACCTGACACAGACCTTGTGTATTTACAAGAGGGTACCAGCAGTCTCATGCAGGTGCCTGGCCCTGCTGCAGCTTCCACAGAAAACCCAGCACAG GAGACCCAGGGCTCTGCCCCAGGTTGGGTTGTGGCCTTGCCCCAGGTGAAGCAAGAGAAGGCGGATGCCCCAGAGGAGTGGACAGCAGTCACAACCTTCCTGACTTCTTCCACGGTGCAGCCTGGCTTCCTTAGCAAG GCGTCAGGCCTGGACCCTCCACCTGTGAAACGAGAGCCCCCTGGCCCTGAGGAGGAtggagaagagaacaaagaagaTGATGTCTCTGAATCAGCTCCAGCAGAAGAGATAGGAGGGATTGGCACCCCAGTG ATCACGGAGATTTTCAGCCTGGGTGGAACCCGCCTCCGGGATGCAGAAGCCTGGTTGCCAAG gCTACATAAACTGTTAGCAGTAAATGAAAATGAGTATTTTACTGAGCTGCAGTTGAAAGAAGAAATATTGTAG
- the Mbd1 gene encoding methyl-CpG-binding domain protein 1 isoform X5, producing MAEAWQDCPALGPGWKRREAFRKSGASCGRSDIYYRSPTGEKIRSKIELTRYLGPACDLTLFDFRQGILCHPVPKTHPLAVPSKKKKKTSKPAKAKKQQVGPQRSEVRKETPREGNKVAPATALLPVTASAPAPVPVPVSAPAPAPAPLCCENCGIHLSWDGIKRERRRTLCKDCRAQRIAFNREQRMFKRVGCGECTACLVKEDCGVCSICCLQLPNDVASGLFCKCEQRRCLRIVEKNRGCGVCRGCQTQEDCGHCRICLRFPRPGLKRQWRCLQRRCFWGKYDHSKRGPRVASRRHSRAPPLPPHAASQHPEPTELHISDQTPTAPAEFVYDCVEEDELQPYTNQRQNRKCGACAACLRRMDCGHCDFCCDKPKFGGSNQKRQKCRWRQCLQFAMKRLLPSIGPGSEEEARLLPHHTHQKRSASTRQLQLSSPLKAPLAVVTTPPGPVQDSGKRQAGSGFVLPQPDTDLVYLQEGTSSLMQVPGPAAASTENPAQETQGSAPGWVVALPQVKQEKADAPEEWTAVTTFLTSSTVQPGFLSKASGLDPPPVKREPPGPEEDGEENKEDDVSESAPAEEIGGIGTPVITEIFSLGGTRLRDAEAWLPRT from the exons CGGAG CCCCACAGGAGAAAAGATCCGAAGCAAAATTGAGCTGACTCGATACCTGGGCCCTGCATGCGATCTTACCCTGTTTGACTTCAGACAAGGCATCTTATGCCACCCAGTTCCCAAG ACCCATCCCTTGGCTGTCCCcagcaagaagaaaaagaagacttcTAAACCAGCCAAGGCTAAGAAACAGCAGGTTGGGCCACAGAGAAGTGAGGTCAGGAAAGAGACTCCACGGGAAGGAAATAAGGTCGCTCCTGCCACAGCTTTATTACCTGTGACTGCGTCTGCGCCTgcacctgtgcctgtgcctgtgtctgcacCTGCGCCTGCACCTGCACCTTT GTGCTGTGAGAATTGTGGAATCCACCTGTCATGGGATGGTATCAAAAGGGAGAGACGCAGGACATTGTGCAAAGACTGCCGAG CACAGAGAATTGCCTTCAACCGAGAACAGCGAATGTTTAAG CGAGTTGGCTGTGGGGAGTGCACAGCTTGCCTGGTGAAAGAAGACTGCGGGGTGTGCTCCATCTGCTGCCTGCAGCTGCCCAACGATGTGGCCTCAGGGCTCTTCTGCAAGTGTGAGCAGAGACGCTGCCTGCGGATTGTGGAGAAG AACCGAGGGTGTGGTGTGTGTCGGGGTTGTCAGACCCAAGAGGACTGTGGCCATTGCCGCATCTGCCTTCGCTTTCCCCGCCCTGGTCTCAAGCGCCAGTGGAGGTGTTTGCAACGGCGCTGTTTTTGG GGTAAATATGATCATAGTAAGAGAGGCCCGAGGGTAGCTTCTCGACGTCACTCCCGAGCCCCGCCACTTCCTCCACACGCTGCGTCACAGCATCCAGAGCCCACAGAACTG CACATCAGCGACCAAACGCCCACAGCACCTGCTGAGTTCGTCTATGACTGTGTAGAGGAGGACGAGCTA CAGCCCTATACGAACCAGCGGCAGAACCGCAAGTGTGGGGCCTGTGCAGCCTGCCTACGGCGGATGGACTGTGGCCACTGCGACTTCTGCTGTGACAAGCCCAAATtcgggggcagcaaccagaagcGCCAGAAGTGTCGTTGGCGCCAGTGCCTGCAGTTTGCCATG AAGCGGCTGCTGCCCAGTATTGGGCCAGGGTCTGAGGAGGAAGCAAGATTGCTTCCACATCATACCCACCAAAAGAGGTCTGCTTCTACTCGACAGCTGCAACTGAGCTCTCCCTTAAAGGCTCCTTTGGCTGTGGTCACAACCCCACCGGGCCCTGTCCAAGATTCAGGGAAGCGGCAAGCAGGTAGTGGCTTTGTACTGCCCCAACCTGACACAGACCTTGTGTATTTACAAGAGGGTACCAGCAGTCTCATGCAGGTGCCTGGCCCTGCTGCAGCTTCCACAGAAAACCCAGCACAG GAGACCCAGGGCTCTGCCCCAGGTTGGGTTGTGGCCTTGCCCCAGGTGAAGCAAGAGAAGGCGGATGCCCCAGAGGAGTGGACAGCAGTCACAACCTTCCTGACTTCTTCCACGGTGCAGCCTGGCTTCCTTAGCAAG GCGTCAGGCCTGGACCCTCCACCTGTGAAACGAGAGCCCCCTGGCCCTGAGGAGGAtggagaagagaacaaagaagaTGATGTCTCTGAATCAGCTCCAGCAGAAGAGATAGGAGGGATTGGCACCCCAGTG ATCACGGAGATTTTCAGCCTGGGTGGAACCCGCCTCCGGGATGCAGAAGCCTGGTTGCCAAG GACTTAA
- the Mbd1 gene encoding methyl-CpG-binding domain protein 1 isoform X6, whose translation MAEAWQDCPALGPGWKRREAFRKSGASCGRSDIYYRSPTGEKIRSKIELTRYLGPACDLTLFDFRQGILCHPVPKTHPLAVPSKKKKKTSKPAKAKKQQVGPQRSEVRKETPREGNKVAPATALLPVTASAPAPVPVPVSAPAPAPAPLCCENCGIHLSWDGIKRERRRTLCKDCRAQRIAFNREQRMFKRVGCGECTACLVKEDCGVCSICCLQLPNDVASGLFCKCEQRRCLRIVEKGKYDHSKRGPRVASRRHSRAPPLPPHAASQHPEPTELHISDQTPTAPAEFVYDCVEEDELQPYTNQRQNRKCGACAACLRRMDCGHCDFCCDKPKFGGSNQKRQKCRWRQCLQFAMKRLLPSIGPGSEEEARLLPHHTHQKRSASTRQLQLSSPLKAPLAVVTTPPGPVQDSGKRQAGSGFVLPQPDTDLVYLQEGTSSLMQVPGPAAASTENPAQETQGSAPGWVVALPQVKQEKADAPEEWTAVTTFLTSSTVQPGFLSKASGLDPPPVKREPPGPEEDGEENKEDDVSESAPAEEIGGIGTPVITEIFSLGGTRLRDAEAWLPRLHKLLAVNENEYFTELQLKEEIL comes from the exons CGGAG CCCCACAGGAGAAAAGATCCGAAGCAAAATTGAGCTGACTCGATACCTGGGCCCTGCATGCGATCTTACCCTGTTTGACTTCAGACAAGGCATCTTATGCCACCCAGTTCCCAAG ACCCATCCCTTGGCTGTCCCcagcaagaagaaaaagaagacttcTAAACCAGCCAAGGCTAAGAAACAGCAGGTTGGGCCACAGAGAAGTGAGGTCAGGAAAGAGACTCCACGGGAAGGAAATAAGGTCGCTCCTGCCACAGCTTTATTACCTGTGACTGCGTCTGCGCCTgcacctgtgcctgtgcctgtgtctgcacCTGCGCCTGCACCTGCACCTTT GTGCTGTGAGAATTGTGGAATCCACCTGTCATGGGATGGTATCAAAAGGGAGAGACGCAGGACATTGTGCAAAGACTGCCGAG CACAGAGAATTGCCTTCAACCGAGAACAGCGAATGTTTAAG CGAGTTGGCTGTGGGGAGTGCACAGCTTGCCTGGTGAAAGAAGACTGCGGGGTGTGCTCCATCTGCTGCCTGCAGCTGCCCAACGATGTGGCCTCAGGGCTCTTCTGCAAGTGTGAGCAGAGACGCTGCCTGCGGATTGTGGAGAAG GGTAAATATGATCATAGTAAGAGAGGCCCGAGGGTAGCTTCTCGACGTCACTCCCGAGCCCCGCCACTTCCTCCACACGCTGCGTCACAGCATCCAGAGCCCACAGAACTG CACATCAGCGACCAAACGCCCACAGCACCTGCTGAGTTCGTCTATGACTGTGTAGAGGAGGACGAGCTA CAGCCCTATACGAACCAGCGGCAGAACCGCAAGTGTGGGGCCTGTGCAGCCTGCCTACGGCGGATGGACTGTGGCCACTGCGACTTCTGCTGTGACAAGCCCAAATtcgggggcagcaaccagaagcGCCAGAAGTGTCGTTGGCGCCAGTGCCTGCAGTTTGCCATG AAGCGGCTGCTGCCCAGTATTGGGCCAGGGTCTGAGGAGGAAGCAAGATTGCTTCCACATCATACCCACCAAAAGAGGTCTGCTTCTACTCGACAGCTGCAACTGAGCTCTCCCTTAAAGGCTCCTTTGGCTGTGGTCACAACCCCACCGGGCCCTGTCCAAGATTCAGGGAAGCGGCAAGCAGGTAGTGGCTTTGTACTGCCCCAACCTGACACAGACCTTGTGTATTTACAAGAGGGTACCAGCAGTCTCATGCAGGTGCCTGGCCCTGCTGCAGCTTCCACAGAAAACCCAGCACAG GAGACCCAGGGCTCTGCCCCAGGTTGGGTTGTGGCCTTGCCCCAGGTGAAGCAAGAGAAGGCGGATGCCCCAGAGGAGTGGACAGCAGTCACAACCTTCCTGACTTCTTCCACGGTGCAGCCTGGCTTCCTTAGCAAG GCGTCAGGCCTGGACCCTCCACCTGTGAAACGAGAGCCCCCTGGCCCTGAGGAGGAtggagaagagaacaaagaagaTGATGTCTCTGAATCAGCTCCAGCAGAAGAGATAGGAGGGATTGGCACCCCAGTG ATCACGGAGATTTTCAGCCTGGGTGGAACCCGCCTCCGGGATGCAGAAGCCTGGTTGCCAAG gCTACATAAACTGTTAGCAGTAAATGAAAATGAGTATTTTACTGAGCTGCAGTTGAAAGAAGAAATATTGTAG
- the Mbd1 gene encoding methyl-CpG-binding domain protein 1 → MAEAWQDCPALGPGWKRREAFRKSGASCGRSDIYYRSPTGEKIRSKIELTRYLGPACDLTLFDFRQGILCHPVPKTHPLAVPSKKKKKTSKPAKAKKQQVGPQRSEVRKETPREGNKVAPATALLPVTASAPAPVPVPVSAPAPAPAPLCCENCGIHLSWDGIKRERRRTLCKDCRAQRIAFNREQRMFKRVGCGECTACLVKEDCGVCSICCLQLPNDVASGLFCKCEQRRCLRIVEKGKYDHSKRGPRVASRRHSRAPPLPPHAASQHPEPTELHISDQTPTAPAEFVYDCVEEDELKRLLPSIGPGSEEEARLLPHHTHQKRSASTRQLQLSSPLKAPLAVVTTPPGPVQDSGKRQAGSGFVLPQPDTDLVYLQEGTSSLMQVPGPAAASTENPAQETQGSAPGWVVALPQVKQEKADAPEEWTAVTTFLTSSTVQPGFLSKASGLDPPPVKREPPGPEEDGEENKEDDVSESAPAEEIGGIGTPVITEIFSLGGTRLRDAEAWLPRLHKLLAVNENEYFTELQLKEEIL, encoded by the exons CGGAG CCCCACAGGAGAAAAGATCCGAAGCAAAATTGAGCTGACTCGATACCTGGGCCCTGCATGCGATCTTACCCTGTTTGACTTCAGACAAGGCATCTTATGCCACCCAGTTCCCAAG ACCCATCCCTTGGCTGTCCCcagcaagaagaaaaagaagacttcTAAACCAGCCAAGGCTAAGAAACAGCAGGTTGGGCCACAGAGAAGTGAGGTCAGGAAAGAGACTCCACGGGAAGGAAATAAGGTCGCTCCTGCCACAGCTTTATTACCTGTGACTGCGTCTGCGCCTgcacctgtgcctgtgcctgtgtctgcacCTGCGCCTGCACCTGCACCTTT GTGCTGTGAGAATTGTGGAATCCACCTGTCATGGGATGGTATCAAAAGGGAGAGACGCAGGACATTGTGCAAAGACTGCCGAG CACAGAGAATTGCCTTCAACCGAGAACAGCGAATGTTTAAG CGAGTTGGCTGTGGGGAGTGCACAGCTTGCCTGGTGAAAGAAGACTGCGGGGTGTGCTCCATCTGCTGCCTGCAGCTGCCCAACGATGTGGCCTCAGGGCTCTTCTGCAAGTGTGAGCAGAGACGCTGCCTGCGGATTGTGGAGAAG GGTAAATATGATCATAGTAAGAGAGGCCCGAGGGTAGCTTCTCGACGTCACTCCCGAGCCCCGCCACTTCCTCCACACGCTGCGTCACAGCATCCAGAGCCCACAGAACTG CACATCAGCGACCAAACGCCCACAGCACCTGCTGAGTTCGTCTATGACTGTGTAGAGGAGGACGAGCTA AAGCGGCTGCTGCCCAGTATTGGGCCAGGGTCTGAGGAGGAAGCAAGATTGCTTCCACATCATACCCACCAAAAGAGGTCTGCTTCTACTCGACAGCTGCAACTGAGCTCTCCCTTAAAGGCTCCTTTGGCTGTGGTCACAACCCCACCGGGCCCTGTCCAAGATTCAGGGAAGCGGCAAGCAGGTAGTGGCTTTGTACTGCCCCAACCTGACACAGACCTTGTGTATTTACAAGAGGGTACCAGCAGTCTCATGCAGGTGCCTGGCCCTGCTGCAGCTTCCACAGAAAACCCAGCACAG GAGACCCAGGGCTCTGCCCCAGGTTGGGTTGTGGCCTTGCCCCAGGTGAAGCAAGAGAAGGCGGATGCCCCAGAGGAGTGGACAGCAGTCACAACCTTCCTGACTTCTTCCACGGTGCAGCCTGGCTTCCTTAGCAAG GCGTCAGGCCTGGACCCTCCACCTGTGAAACGAGAGCCCCCTGGCCCTGAGGAGGAtggagaagagaacaaagaagaTGATGTCTCTGAATCAGCTCCAGCAGAAGAGATAGGAGGGATTGGCACCCCAGTG ATCACGGAGATTTTCAGCCTGGGTGGAACCCGCCTCCGGGATGCAGAAGCCTGGTTGCCAAG gCTACATAAACTGTTAGCAGTAAATGAAAATGAGTATTTTACTGAGCTGCAGTTGAAAGAAGAAATATTGTAG
- the Mbd1 gene encoding methyl-CpG-binding domain protein 1 isoform X10: protein MAEAWQDCPALGPGWKRREAFRKSGASCGRSDIYYRSPTGEKIRSKIELTRYLGPACDLTLFDFRQGILCHPVPKTHPLAVPSKKKKKTSKPAKAKKQQVGPQRSEVRKETPREGNKVAPATALLPVTASAPAPVPVPVSAPAPAPAPLCCENCGIHLSWDGIKRERRRTLCKDCRAQRIAFNREQRMFKRVGCGECTACLVKEDCGVCSICCLQLPNDVASGLFCKCEQRRCLRIVEKGKYDHSKRGPRVASRRHSRAPPLPPHAASQHPEPTELHISDQTPTAPAEFVYDCVEEDELKRLLPSIGPGSEEEARLLPHHTHQKRSASTRQLQLSSPLKAPLAVVTTPPGPVQDSGKRQAGSGFVLPQPDTDLVYLQEGTSSLMQVPGPAAASTENPAQETQGSAPGWVVALPQVKQEKADAPEEWTAVTTFLTSSTVQPGFLSKASGLDPPPVKREPPGPEEDGEENKEDDVSESAPAEEIGGIGTPVITEIFSLGGTRLRDAEAWLPRT from the exons CGGAG CCCCACAGGAGAAAAGATCCGAAGCAAAATTGAGCTGACTCGATACCTGGGCCCTGCATGCGATCTTACCCTGTTTGACTTCAGACAAGGCATCTTATGCCACCCAGTTCCCAAG ACCCATCCCTTGGCTGTCCCcagcaagaagaaaaagaagacttcTAAACCAGCCAAGGCTAAGAAACAGCAGGTTGGGCCACAGAGAAGTGAGGTCAGGAAAGAGACTCCACGGGAAGGAAATAAGGTCGCTCCTGCCACAGCTTTATTACCTGTGACTGCGTCTGCGCCTgcacctgtgcctgtgcctgtgtctgcacCTGCGCCTGCACCTGCACCTTT GTGCTGTGAGAATTGTGGAATCCACCTGTCATGGGATGGTATCAAAAGGGAGAGACGCAGGACATTGTGCAAAGACTGCCGAG CACAGAGAATTGCCTTCAACCGAGAACAGCGAATGTTTAAG CGAGTTGGCTGTGGGGAGTGCACAGCTTGCCTGGTGAAAGAAGACTGCGGGGTGTGCTCCATCTGCTGCCTGCAGCTGCCCAACGATGTGGCCTCAGGGCTCTTCTGCAAGTGTGAGCAGAGACGCTGCCTGCGGATTGTGGAGAAG GGTAAATATGATCATAGTAAGAGAGGCCCGAGGGTAGCTTCTCGACGTCACTCCCGAGCCCCGCCACTTCCTCCACACGCTGCGTCACAGCATCCAGAGCCCACAGAACTG CACATCAGCGACCAAACGCCCACAGCACCTGCTGAGTTCGTCTATGACTGTGTAGAGGAGGACGAGCTA AAGCGGCTGCTGCCCAGTATTGGGCCAGGGTCTGAGGAGGAAGCAAGATTGCTTCCACATCATACCCACCAAAAGAGGTCTGCTTCTACTCGACAGCTGCAACTGAGCTCTCCCTTAAAGGCTCCTTTGGCTGTGGTCACAACCCCACCGGGCCCTGTCCAAGATTCAGGGAAGCGGCAAGCAGGTAGTGGCTTTGTACTGCCCCAACCTGACACAGACCTTGTGTATTTACAAGAGGGTACCAGCAGTCTCATGCAGGTGCCTGGCCCTGCTGCAGCTTCCACAGAAAACCCAGCACAG GAGACCCAGGGCTCTGCCCCAGGTTGGGTTGTGGCCTTGCCCCAGGTGAAGCAAGAGAAGGCGGATGCCCCAGAGGAGTGGACAGCAGTCACAACCTTCCTGACTTCTTCCACGGTGCAGCCTGGCTTCCTTAGCAAG GCGTCAGGCCTGGACCCTCCACCTGTGAAACGAGAGCCCCCTGGCCCTGAGGAGGAtggagaagagaacaaagaagaTGATGTCTCTGAATCAGCTCCAGCAGAAGAGATAGGAGGGATTGGCACCCCAGTG ATCACGGAGATTTTCAGCCTGGGTGGAACCCGCCTCCGGGATGCAGAAGCCTGGTTGCCAAG GACTTAA